The Sulfitobacter guttiformis genome contains a region encoding:
- a CDS encoding DUF481 domain-containing protein produces the protein MNTLFKFAAVSTLALMVAAPAMAQSNANTVLNDSIDDITTDVNRDLNRANDADRFGPNGVAQGWRGSFALSASGTSGNTDEGDLSAAGRLTYGIGDWNHLVGFAAEYSEANGTTSEEKFFATYEGSRYFTERLYAFGLARYQYDGFLTDNDGAEIPGASRTDAFLGFGPGYRVINRADLTWRVQAGPGIRYVKQSNGDSDTEASMIITSRYFYGINDQVSLTMDTDILGSETDTIFANDAGINYKLTDNLSTRISLRTEYTTDPIGADKSTDNTFGVSLVLGF, from the coding sequence ATGAACACCCTCTTCAAATTCGCCGCTGTCTCAACGCTGGCTCTGATGGTTGCTGCCCCTGCCATGGCGCAGTCAAACGCAAACACCGTGCTGAACGACAGCATCGACGACATCACAACGGATGTGAACCGCGACCTGAACCGCGCAAACGATGCCGACCGCTTTGGTCCGAACGGTGTTGCACAAGGCTGGCGCGGCTCCTTCGCTCTGTCTGCGTCCGGTACATCCGGCAACACAGACGAAGGCGATTTGTCTGCTGCTGGTCGTCTGACCTATGGCATCGGTGACTGGAACCACCTCGTTGGTTTCGCGGCTGAATACAGCGAAGCAAACGGCACAACCAGCGAAGAGAAATTCTTTGCAACATATGAAGGCAGCCGCTACTTCACCGAACGTCTGTATGCATTCGGTCTGGCACGCTACCAGTATGACGGCTTTCTCACCGACAATGACGGCGCCGAAATCCCAGGTGCGAGCCGCACAGACGCCTTCTTGGGCTTTGGTCCCGGCTACCGCGTCATCAACCGTGCCGACCTGACATGGCGTGTACAAGCGGGCCCTGGCATCCGCTACGTCAAACAGTCGAACGGTGATTCCGATACCGAAGCGAGCATGATCATCACATCGCGTTACTTCTACGGGATCAACGATCAGGTGTCGCTCACCATGGACACCGATATTCTGGGCTCCGAGACGGATACGATTTTCGCAAACGATGCGGGCATCAACTACAAGCTGACGGACAACCTGTCCACACGTATCAGCCTGCGTACCGAGTACACCACCGATCCGATCGGTGCCGACAAATCCACAGACAACACCTTTGGTGTGTCGTTGGTTCTGGGCTTTTAA
- a CDS encoding cell division protein ZapA has translation MPEVKISIGGRHFDVACQEGEESYLHSAAKMLDDEAQVLADAVGRMPEARMLLMAGLMLADKTASVEDKITEIRAELAEREAELAGLRNVVIEPERIEVPVVPQSVTDTLSELAARAEALAASVDEKVGG, from the coding sequence ATGCCAGAGGTCAAGATTTCCATTGGCGGACGCCATTTCGATGTTGCCTGTCAGGAGGGGGAGGAAAGCTATCTGCACTCCGCCGCCAAAATGCTGGATGACGAGGCGCAGGTGCTTGCCGATGCTGTGGGCCGGATGCCCGAAGCGCGGATGCTGCTGATGGCTGGTTTGATGCTGGCTGACAAGACCGCCAGCGTCGAGGACAAGATCACGGAAATTCGTGCAGAGCTGGCCGAGCGCGAGGCGGAGTTGGCCGGACTTCGCAATGTTGTAATCGAGCCCGAGCGGATCGAGGTGCCTGTGGTGCCGCAATCTGTCACGGATACCCTGTCAGAGCTCGCTGCACGTGCAGAGGCATTGGCTGCTTCGGTGGACGAGAAGGTTGGCGGCTAA
- the tkt gene encoding transketolase encodes MDLKALQAANPDHWSKATAIRALALDAVAQANSGHSGMPIGMADVATVLFQNHLKFDAANPLWPDRDRFILSAGHGSMLIYALLHLVGDVQFPIEEIRNFRQMGARTAGHPENFLADAIETTTGPLGQGIANSVGFAMAEEIQRATYGAKVVDHYTYVIAGDGCLMEGVSQEAIALAGRHKLSKLIVMWDNNNITIDGPVSLSDTTDQVARFRAAGWDVQEVDGHNPAEIDAALNAAKKTDTPSMIACKTHIALGHAAQDTSKGHGALTDPAQMVAAKEAWGWTAAPFDIPTEIKSAWEAIGSRGADARRDWEERFDKMPGNKRETFNRALAGDAPKKLSAVIKAFKKQTTESAPKLATRASSEKVLEVLNPILPETVGGSADLTGSNNTKTADLGVFDLETRGGRYVYWGIREHGMASAMNGMALHGGVRPYSGTFMCFTDYARPAMRLSALMQVPVVYVMTHDSIGLGEDGPTHQPVEHLAISRATPNTLVFRPADTVETAEAWEVAFTEKSRPSVLSLTRQGLPTVRLEHKNKNMTALGAYVLAEAEEKRQVILIATGSEVEIALKARDLLQAEGIGTRVVSMPCMELFAEQDEAYRKRVLPGGAVRVGIEAGVRQGWDQWLLGERGKWGKADFVGMDRFGASAPAEELFEKFGITPEHVAAKAKALL; translated from the coding sequence GTGGATCTCAAAGCCCTCCAAGCCGCCAATCCCGATCACTGGTCAAAAGCCACCGCTATTCGCGCCCTCGCGCTTGATGCTGTGGCGCAGGCCAACTCCGGCCACTCCGGCATGCCAATCGGAATGGCCGATGTGGCCACAGTACTTTTCCAGAACCATCTGAAGTTTGACGCGGCCAATCCGCTGTGGCCCGATCGTGACCGCTTTATCCTGTCTGCGGGTCACGGCTCGATGCTGATTTATGCGCTGTTGCACCTTGTGGGCGATGTGCAATTTCCGATCGAGGAAATCCGCAATTTCCGGCAGATGGGCGCACGCACCGCTGGCCACCCAGAAAACTTCCTCGCTGATGCGATTGAGACAACGACCGGCCCGCTGGGTCAAGGCATTGCCAACTCCGTGGGCTTTGCCATGGCAGAAGAGATCCAGCGCGCGACTTACGGCGCCAAGGTTGTCGACCACTATACCTATGTTATCGCCGGCGACGGCTGTTTAATGGAAGGCGTGAGCCAGGAGGCGATTGCGCTTGCGGGACGTCACAAACTGTCGAAATTGATCGTAATGTGGGATAACAACAACATCACCATCGACGGACCAGTGAGCCTGTCGGACACCACAGACCAGGTTGCACGCTTTCGTGCCGCAGGCTGGGACGTGCAGGAAGTCGATGGCCATAACCCTGCCGAAATCGACGCAGCGTTGAATGCTGCCAAAAAGACCGACACTCCAAGCATGATCGCGTGCAAAACGCATATCGCCTTGGGCCATGCAGCACAGGACACCTCCAAGGGCCACGGCGCATTGACGGACCCTGCGCAAATGGTTGCAGCAAAGGAAGCATGGGGCTGGACTGCAGCCCCGTTCGACATTCCGACTGAAATTAAATCCGCATGGGAAGCCATCGGCAGCCGTGGCGCGGATGCCCGCCGCGATTGGGAAGAGCGTTTTGACAAAATGCCCGGAAACAAGCGCGAGACATTCAATCGCGCGCTAGCGGGTGATGCGCCCAAGAAACTGAGCGCCGTTATCAAGGCCTTTAAAAAGCAGACGACCGAGAGCGCGCCAAAGCTGGCAACACGCGCGTCTTCTGAAAAAGTTCTTGAAGTTCTGAACCCTATCCTGCCTGAAACTGTTGGCGGCTCCGCCGACCTTACCGGCTCGAATAATACGAAAACAGCTGACCTAGGTGTTTTCGATCTAGAGACACGCGGTGGCCGCTACGTCTATTGGGGCATCCGTGAACATGGCATGGCATCCGCAATGAACGGTATGGCGCTGCATGGCGGCGTACGCCCCTACTCCGGCACATTCATGTGTTTCACCGATTACGCCCGCCCCGCCATGCGCCTCAGCGCGCTGATGCAGGTGCCTGTTGTCTATGTCATGACCCACGACAGCATCGGTCTAGGCGAGGATGGCCCGACACATCAGCCCGTCGAGCATCTGGCGATTTCACGCGCCACTCCAAACACACTGGTGTTCCGCCCTGCCGATACAGTCGAGACAGCAGAAGCCTGGGAAGTTGCATTTACCGAGAAGAGCCGCCCCTCCGTGCTGTCGCTGACGCGTCAGGGTTTGCCTACTGTGCGCCTCGAGCACAAGAACAAGAACATGACCGCCCTTGGTGCTTATGTTCTGGCCGAAGCGGAGGAGAAGCGTCAGGTGATCCTGATCGCGACAGGCTCCGAAGTGGAGATTGCCCTGAAGGCGCGTGATCTTTTGCAGGCGGAAGGCATCGGTACACGCGTTGTCTCGATGCCGTGCATGGAACTCTTTGCCGAGCAGGACGAGGCATACCGCAAGCGCGTTCTGCCGGGTGGTGCCGTACGTGTCGGCATCGAAGCTGGTGTGCGTCAGGGCTGGGACCAGTGGCTGCTGGGCGAGCGCGGCAAATGGGGCAAGGCGGACTTTGTCGGCATGGACCGTTTCGGGGCCTCCGCACCTGCTGAAGAGCTGTTCGAGAAGTTCGGGATTACGCCAGAGCACGTAGCAGCCAAGGCAAAAGCTCTACTGTAA
- a CDS encoding DUF808 domain-containing protein: MSGLIALLDDVAAIAKVAASSIDDVIGQATKASAKAAGAVIDDAAVTPKYVSGFEASRELPIIWRITKGSLRNKLVFLLPAGLALSAFAPWAISPLLMLGGAYLCFEGAEKVAHVLGWGHGHEDHPNKEVTIDDPAKLEEEKAKGAIKTDFILSAEIMTISLAAIPASSFWMEAATLAAVAVIITVAVYGSVALIVKMDDLGLAMANYGRLSLTRTMGRGLVKAMPGFLRLLTVVGTAAMLWVGGSIIIHGLEELGIAGPAHVIHDIAYAVGHAVPEAVTGATEWFTKAAIDGVLGLLLGLLLIPIGEKLVTPVWRKIFVSKPAA, from the coding sequence ATGAGCGGATTGATTGCCCTGTTGGATGACGTGGCTGCCATCGCAAAAGTGGCGGCCTCCTCGATTGACGATGTCATCGGGCAGGCGACCAAAGCCTCGGCCAAGGCCGCAGGAGCGGTGATAGACGATGCCGCCGTTACGCCGAAATATGTGTCGGGATTCGAGGCGAGCCGCGAGTTGCCGATCATCTGGCGCATCACTAAAGGATCCTTGCGCAACAAGCTGGTGTTCTTGTTGCCCGCCGGTCTTGCGCTTTCGGCATTTGCGCCTTGGGCGATCTCGCCGTTGTTGATGCTGGGCGGAGCCTATCTGTGTTTCGAGGGGGCCGAGAAGGTAGCCCATGTCCTAGGCTGGGGGCACGGACACGAAGATCACCCGAACAAGGAGGTCACCATCGACGATCCTGCCAAGCTCGAAGAAGAAAAGGCCAAGGGTGCGATCAAAACCGATTTTATTCTCTCCGCCGAAATTATGACCATATCACTGGCCGCCATTCCGGCCAGCAGTTTCTGGATGGAGGCGGCAACACTGGCCGCCGTCGCGGTGATTATTACAGTGGCGGTTTACGGATCGGTCGCGCTGATTGTCAAAATGGACGATCTGGGTCTTGCCATGGCGAACTATGGTCGCCTGTCACTCACCCGTACAATGGGCCGTGGTCTGGTAAAAGCCATGCCGGGATTTTTGCGGCTGCTCACGGTTGTTGGGACGGCGGCCATGCTTTGGGTTGGCGGCTCGATCATTATTCACGGGCTTGAAGAGTTGGGCATTGCCGGACCTGCCCATGTGATCCACGATATTGCCTACGCCGTCGGACATGCTGTGCCCGAGGCCGTCACAGGCGCGACCGAGTGGTTTACCAAGGCCGCGATCGATGGTGTGCTTGGACTGTTGTTGGGGCTTTTGTTGATACCCATCGGGGAAAAGCTGGTAACACCAGTGTGGCGCAAGATATTTGTTTCAAAACCCGCAGCTTAG
- the gap gene encoding type I glyceraldehyde-3-phosphate dehydrogenase, with amino-acid sequence MTIKVGINGFGRIGRCTLSHIARSGRTDIEVIKLNATGPIETAMHLLKYDSVHGRFPNEITIGDGTVNLGQNDIQVMSTYDLDALDWSGCDVVLECTGQFNDGEKAAAHIRAGAKKVLLSAPGKNVDRTVVMGVNDHELLASDAMVSNGSCTTNCLAPLAKVLHEAFGIESGIMTTIHSYTGDQPTLDRRHKDLYRARAAAMAIIPTSTGAAKALGEVLPALKGKLDGTALRVPTPNVSAVDLTFIAGRDVTVDEVNAAAKAAAEGPMSQVMAYDPEQKVSIDFNQTEHSSIFAPDQTVVVGGRTVRVLAWYDNEWAFSVRMADVAVAMGKLA; translated from the coding sequence ATGACCATCAAAGTCGGAATTAACGGTTTTGGCCGCATCGGCCGCTGCACCCTGTCGCACATCGCCCGCTCTGGCCGGACCGATATCGAGGTGATCAAGCTGAACGCAACCGGTCCGATCGAGACGGCGATGCATTTGCTCAAATACGATTCTGTGCATGGGCGTTTCCCGAACGAGATCACGATTGGCGATGGAACAGTCAATTTGGGGCAAAACGACATTCAGGTTATGTCTACCTATGATCTGGACGCGCTCGACTGGTCGGGCTGTGACGTGGTGCTTGAATGCACAGGTCAGTTCAACGACGGTGAAAAGGCAGCCGCCCATATCCGTGCAGGCGCCAAAAAGGTTTTGCTGTCGGCGCCGGGCAAAAACGTCGACCGCACCGTGGTAATGGGTGTGAACGATCATGAGTTGCTGGCCAGCGATGCTATGGTCTCCAACGGGTCATGCACCACCAACTGCCTCGCGCCGCTGGCCAAGGTCCTGCACGAGGCATTCGGGATCGAAAGCGGTATCATGACCACGATCCACAGCTATACCGGCGACCAGCCGACGCTCGACCGTCGCCACAAGGATTTGTACCGTGCGCGCGCCGCTGCCATGGCCATTATTCCGACCTCGACAGGTGCCGCAAAGGCACTGGGCGAAGTGCTGCCCGCGCTCAAAGGCAAGCTCGACGGTACTGCCCTGCGCGTGCCCACCCCGAACGTGAGCGCGGTGGACCTTACGTTCATTGCAGGCCGTGATGTGACAGTAGACGAAGTAAATGCCGCCGCAAAAGCTGCCGCCGAAGGTCCGATGTCGCAGGTGATGGCATATGATCCAGAGCAAAAAGTCTCGATCGACTTTAACCAGACCGAGCACAGCTCGATCTTTGCGCCGGACCAGACGGTGGTCGTTGGCGGGCGTACTGTGCGCGTGCTGGCGTGGTATGACAATGAATGGGCATTTTCCGTGCGGATGGCGGATGTGGCCGTTGCCATGGGCAAACTGGCCTAA
- the gap gene encoding type I glyceraldehyde-3-phosphate dehydrogenase yields the protein MTIKVGINGFGRIGRNILRALIESGRDDIEVVAINDLAPLATNAHLFEFDSVHGRFGREVEWREGVMDVGRGPIRMTAHSAPENLPWGDVDIAMECTGVFRAPQKAALHLQNGSSKVLLSAPAKGDMKTIVYGVNDDLITADDTVVSNASCTTNCLAPLAYALHRAFTIKRGFMTTVHSYTGDQSIHDKAHNDLNRARAAGLSMIPTTTGAAEALGIVLPELAGLITGTAVRVPTPNVSCVDLVIEVGQHVTVDQVNTVLADAATGMHGVMAVTSRQLVSVDFNHDAHSTTVALDQTTVQGGTLLRVFAWYDNEWGFSNRMLDTATAMMRA from the coding sequence ATGACCATCAAAGTCGGGATAAACGGGTTTGGCCGTATCGGCCGCAATATCCTGCGCGCCCTGATCGAGAGCGGGCGTGACGACATAGAGGTGGTGGCGATCAATGATCTGGCCCCCCTTGCAACAAATGCCCATTTGTTCGAGTTTGATTCCGTGCATGGACGCTTTGGCCGAGAGGTCGAATGGCGCGAGGGCGTCATGGATGTGGGTCGTGGTCCTATCCGCATGACGGCCCATTCAGCGCCCGAGAATCTGCCGTGGGGCGATGTGGATATCGCAATGGAATGCACCGGCGTCTTCCGGGCACCGCAAAAGGCAGCACTGCACCTGCAAAACGGCTCAAGCAAGGTATTGCTGTCCGCTCCTGCAAAAGGAGACATGAAAACAATCGTCTACGGCGTAAACGATGATCTTATTACTGCGGATGACACTGTGGTGTCCAACGCGTCGTGCACGACAAATTGCCTCGCTCCGCTGGCCTATGCTCTGCACCGGGCGTTCACCATCAAGCGCGGGTTTATGACAACTGTGCACAGCTATACCGGTGACCAATCCATCCACGACAAGGCACATAATGATTTAAACCGCGCCCGTGCGGCAGGCCTGTCGATGATCCCCACGACGACCGGCGCGGCAGAAGCGTTGGGCATTGTTCTACCCGAGCTTGCGGGCCTCATTACCGGAACCGCGGTGCGCGTTCCCACGCCCAACGTATCCTGTGTCGATCTGGTGATTGAAGTGGGCCAGCATGTAACGGTGGATCAGGTGAACACCGTGCTGGCCGATGCCGCAACAGGTATGCACGGCGTGATGGCTGTCACTTCACGGCAGCTCGTCTCGGTTGATTTTAATCACGATGCGCACAGCACGACGGTGGCGCTGGACCAGACAACAGTTCAGGGTGGCACCCTGCTGCGCGTCTTTGCGTGGTATGACAACGAGTGGGGCTTCTCGAACCGTATGCTGGATACAGCAACCGCCATGATGCGCGCCTAG
- the coaD gene encoding pantetheine-phosphate adenylyltransferase encodes MRVGLYPGTFDPITLGHIDIIRRAASLVDKLVIGVAINRDKGPLFTLEERVVMIEHECAALTRETGIQIVVHPFENLLIHCANDVGASLIIRGLRAVADFEYEYQMVGMNRQLNNQIETVFLMAEAQHQAIASKLVKEIARLDGDVSKFVTPLVNTELKARLGK; translated from the coding sequence ATGCGCGTTGGCCTATATCCCGGTACTTTCGACCCTATCACATTGGGGCACATCGATATCATCAGGCGCGCAGCGTCACTTGTGGACAAGCTGGTGATCGGGGTCGCAATCAACCGTGACAAGGGGCCGCTCTTTACGCTCGAAGAGCGTGTTGTGATGATCGAGCACGAATGTGCCGCCCTTACGCGCGAAACCGGCATCCAGATCGTTGTGCACCCGTTCGAGAACCTACTGATCCACTGCGCCAACGATGTGGGCGCAAGCCTGATTATTCGCGGCCTGCGCGCTGTTGCCGACTTTGAGTATGAGTATCAGATGGTTGGCATGAACCGACAGCTCAACAACCAGATCGAGACGGTATTTTTGATGGCCGAGGCACAGCATCAGGCGATCGCGAGCAAGCTGGTCAAAGAGATTGCCCGCCTTGATGGGGATGTCAGCAAATTCGTTACGCCGCTGGTGAATACGGAGCTCAAAGCGCGCCTCGGCAAATAG
- a CDS encoding CBS domain-containing protein, giving the protein MLVSHILKSKADETVVTVMPSTTIAQAAYMLSERRIGTLIVSRDGLAPDGILSERDIVRELGRSGAASLAEPVSSIMTAKLVTCSRDMRADMVLEQMTEGRFRHMPVLEDGVLVGLISLGDVVKARLMELAMEKDALEGMIRGH; this is encoded by the coding sequence ATGTTGGTATCTCATATTTTGAAGTCCAAGGCGGATGAGACAGTGGTGACGGTGATGCCGTCCACGACCATTGCACAGGCGGCGTATATGTTGTCGGAGCGACGGATCGGGACATTGATCGTCTCGCGTGACGGGCTGGCACCCGATGGCATCCTCTCAGAGCGTGATATCGTGCGCGAGCTGGGGCGCTCCGGTGCGGCCAGTCTGGCAGAGCCTGTGAGTAGCATAATGACAGCGAAACTGGTTACCTGTAGTCGCGATATGCGCGCCGATATGGTCCTCGAGCAGATGACAGAGGGGCGTTTTCGCCACATGCCGGTACTTGAAGACGGTGTTCTGGTCGGGCTGATTTCGCTTGGGGATGTGGTCAAGGCGCGTCTTATGGAGCTTGCGATGGAGAAAGATGCGCTTGAAGGGATGATCCGGGGGCACTAG
- a CDS encoding LysR family transcriptional regulator, with amino-acid sequence MQNWDDLRLFLAVAREQSLSGAGKVLRLDPATLGRRMGRLEKAMQVALFVKSPQGYALTQAGAQLLERAGAVEQAMRGTAVGDDAKSEGLSGQIRLGAPDGCANFLLPQVCAAIGRDNPQLEIQIVALPRVFNLTRREADMAIGVSAPTAGRLVVRQVTEYKLHLAASESYLEAHGPIGCLADLKSHRMVGYISDMIFDRELDYLADLGAGRVALASNSVSVQVNMLRQGAGVGVVHDFSLPFALPLRRILTDAVSLTRAFYLIRHVDDARNARLARFADLLSAGLREEVARLEALVG; translated from the coding sequence TTGCAAAATTGGGATGACTTACGCCTGTTTTTAGCTGTTGCACGGGAGCAGAGCCTGTCGGGGGCGGGCAAGGTGCTGCGGCTGGACCCTGCAACATTGGGGCGCCGTATGGGGCGGCTAGAGAAAGCCATGCAGGTGGCATTGTTTGTTAAATCACCTCAGGGCTACGCACTGACCCAAGCGGGAGCACAACTGCTCGAGCGGGCCGGGGCGGTCGAGCAGGCTATGCGCGGTACTGCAGTCGGGGATGATGCCAAGAGTGAGGGATTGAGCGGGCAAATCAGGTTGGGCGCGCCGGACGGCTGTGCAAATTTTCTTTTGCCGCAGGTATGTGCCGCCATCGGGCGCGATAACCCGCAGCTGGAGATCCAGATTGTAGCACTGCCACGGGTATTCAACCTCACACGGCGCGAGGCGGACATGGCCATCGGAGTAAGCGCGCCAACTGCCGGCCGGTTGGTGGTGCGGCAGGTCACGGAGTACAAGCTGCATCTGGCAGCGTCAGAGAGCTATCTTGAGGCGCACGGTCCCATCGGGTGCCTCGCTGACCTCAAATCCCACCGGATGGTGGGTTATATCTCGGACATGATTTTCGATCGTGAGCTTGATTATCTGGCGGATCTGGGGGCAGGGCGCGTGGCGCTGGCATCCAACTCTGTTTCGGTTCAGGTAAATATGTTGCGGCAGGGGGCAGGCGTGGGCGTGGTCCATGATTTCAGCTTGCCGTTCGCGTTGCCATTGCGCCGTATTCTGACCGATGCAGTGAGTTTGACACGGGCGTTTTACCTGATCCGGCATGTGGACGATGCACGCAACGCACGCCTCGCACGGTTCGCCGATCTGCTCTCTGCGGGCCTGCGCGAGGAGGTGGCAAGGCTCGAAGCGCTTGTCGGTTAA